A stretch of DNA from Synechococcus sp. PROS-9-1:
AACAGACATCTGGTTGAACCTTCAGCCACAATTCAAAACAGAGCGAAGCGGACTCGGCATCCATCATTGCAATCCAGGAAGTGGATGCCTTTGTATTCCTAATCGCACTGACCTTGAAGCAATTGCCGCATGGGTAAAAGCCACCAAGATCAATAAGTTAACCGTTCAGAATTGAACAACATAAAGACAATGTATCCTAGAAACTAAAGATGCGATAATAATACAGTCTCAACGAAGCTCATAGTAAACACAGATCGCAATCATGGTGAGCACGATTCCCTTTAAAAATGAAAGCCATAGAAGTTGATACGTCGAAAGGCCAAATCTCCTAATCAATCCGTTCAAAACAGATTTATGGAATGCGACAATTCGACCATCTCCTGCTGTATTGAATTGCTGGAGACTTTTAACGCCTGTTTCTGCTAATTTTGCCAATGCGCCGATTCAATTCAATTGATCATAAGCTCAAGCAGATTCCCCACAGAATTGACCGTCTTACAATCGAAACAATTGAATTTTATAGGGAATCTCACGACTTACGCTCCTGAGAATCAAAATAGTTTGATGGCCTACCAATACTGAGACTCACAATCGACCAGCCAGAATTAAAACTTTTCAAGGAAAATCTCCATACCTTAAACATGAGCTGGACTATTGCTAAAGCCTGGACAAGCGTGATGCCCCAGGAGGGCTTCCGGCATTTTCGCCTGATCCTTCAGGGCGGCAAAGGACAATCGCGATGGGTGGAACTGGAAGCAGTGCTTGATTCAAGCGTTCGTCTACGCATCAACTGGAACGAACTCAAGAACCAAGAGCTTTGGACCAGCGGTTGGCAACAGCTTCCACCAGATGAGTGAGGACTTCGTGCTCGCAGGGCAGCCAACAAACTCGCCAAAATGCGTTCATGGCAGTTCAAATTCTTACTGAAGACCAGCGATACAAGCTCGACCGCGAGCCTGATCGCGTTTTTTATTCAGAACCTCGCTTCGTCCAGCATTTAGACGAAGGCTTTAGGACACGTCTCACCAGTTTTTACAGAGAGCACATTCCGTCTGGAGCTGTTGTGCTTGACCTGGGATCGTCTTGGGTGAGTCACTTGCCAGAAGAAGTCCATTACGAGCGCGTGATTGGCCATGGCATGAATGAGGCGGAACTCGTAGCCAACCCACGGCTCGACAGCCACTACGTCCAAGACATGAACCTGGAGCCCACCATCCCCTTAAAGGATGCATCCGTTGATGCCTGTCTTGCCGTTGCTGCATGGCAGTACTGGACACAACCCGAAAATGTCGCAGCGGAAATGCTTCGCGTCACGAGGCCCAATGGCACAGCCATCGTTGCGTTCTCAAATCGGATGTTTTTTACAAAGGCACCACAAGTGTGGACTGATAACGACGACAAACAGCATCTCGACTACGTGGGCACAGTGCTGCAAGCCAATGGCTGGTCTGACGTACGGGTGTTTGCTGAAGAAACAAAATCCGCTGGGTTGATGGGAATAGTGGGTGGGAAAGGCGACCCATTTTTTGCAGTGGTCGCACGTAAAAGTATTGGCTAATTATCAACAAGGCAAGAAAATACTTGAAAAGAAGCTCAGCTTTCTACGCCTAGCCAATGATGCAATAAAATTAAAATATTCCATGCCAATCAAAGCAATAAATCTTAAATCACATTTGCATTATTAATCTTCCTAGATTAAAGTGAATCAAGAATAAGCCATTTAGCAATTAACTTGCTTATCACTTAAATCATTCCTTACCATTGAAAAACTGATCTTTTCAGGATTACAAATAAAATGCTTACAGCTCTAGCCTGCGAAGCAAGTCCCGCTGAGCCTTACGACCTGTGATTGCATGAGCTGCCATCGCACCACTCGCAGCAACAGGTGGAATTCCAATTCCAGGAAAACAACTCGATCCACACTGCAGCAATCCCTGAATGGGAGTGGTGACCCCAGGGAACAGCCCCTTCGCTGCTGACAAAGCAGGCCCATAACTTCCTTGATGGGTGGATAGGTAATGACGGTGGGTAAGAGGAGTCCCCTCCATTACTACTTGGCAACGACTGCGCAGATCGGGGATGCGTTGCTCCAATACATCCCAAAACACCTGACAGCGTTGTCCGCGTTTCTCCTGATAATCCGCCGTTCCCCTCTTGAGATCGGCCCACTCTGACCAGGGTTCGTTGGCAGGGGTATAGGCATGCAGCACATGATGGCCCTCCGGTGCCA
This window harbors:
- a CDS encoding TIGR02450 family Trp-rich protein, which translates into the protein MSWTIAKAWTSVMPQEGFRHFRLILQGGKGQSRWVELEAVLDSSVRLRINWNELKNQELWTSGWQQLPPDE
- a CDS encoding class I SAM-dependent methyltransferase, whose product is MAVQILTEDQRYKLDREPDRVFYSEPRFVQHLDEGFRTRLTSFYREHIPSGAVVLDLGSSWVSHLPEEVHYERVIGHGMNEAELVANPRLDSHYVQDMNLEPTIPLKDASVDACLAVAAWQYWTQPENVAAEMLRVTRPNGTAIVAFSNRMFFTKAPQVWTDNDDKQHLDYVGTVLQANGWSDVRVFAEETKSAGLMGIVGGKGDPFFAVVARKSIG